In one window of Cydia pomonella isolate Wapato2018A chromosome 16, ilCydPomo1, whole genome shotgun sequence DNA:
- the LOC133526666 gene encoding hexamerin-like — translation MKEFTVILVMALAAGSLGFLIKVPDIQKPTTGTSSMGWIHMQKLLLPLFDNVCEGSTDPTIVRLAQEFTLDSIADKYTDPEMVINLKKLYAANGQLQKGVIFTELNQDHMFEFQLLYDVLYNAQTFDTFYKTAAWARQNVNCGLFVNAIYLAILKRRDTEKITVPAPYELLPHYFIRQDIIIKASSLLAGGDVAVTESIVNEGNSYILDANYTCNIDASGESKLAYFHEDVGLNTYYFLRKLQYAPWFNTEDVNSNHAEFLYHVLKQLSARYNLERYSNGLTLLERFDWTTCNVDSYDPMLVFSDGQGFTPRLSGLDITGLNTLQNIEDNIMKMIPTLVQNGYTKSQIISNLMNHLVTNSENYELDARRLFGGVATENRCRTVLAHYMTSLRDPVSWKINKKIVDIVDEALKSLPGYTRNELYFPGVQVVNVEVKKLTTMFEPFKFDVTDALRISTDRPMFDVNVVESRLNHKPFTLKLNISSLVSQKGLVKIYLGPKILPGEFATKKDLYMLLDNFECNLKIGSNMISRTSNAIERTSDDFVSLKVLRKLVEDAEFGLDVQPLNSLESLSGFPSRLVLPKGTPEGLPMQLLVFVAPFIKVTSVGINVMPKTEYNSATLSPGYPFDLDFDDKQFFSLPNVLVKDIIITHKDSSGANKSEYDGSKKWGGSDKTNTYGPKREPYDYNLKKTQYGKPQDYEVKKDDHATISPKVNDEVVTDNIQVIKDYEVDGQSNLDPEADSGSYFSGKEPHVLLLRNSPYEKYDYEARRQKYDYEAKRNKYNNEAKRTKYYNKYIIKDRTSKPENSKLEDKMRTTNIKDEKNNIDDMEEIDVEIIPKNGATSTTEFLTPAIKTLQRDDYIYE, via the exons ATGAAGGAGTTCACAGTAATATTAGTGATGGCGTTAGCCGCGGGAAGTTTAGGGTTCCTTATAAAGGTTCCGGATATACAAAAACCAACAACAGGGACAA GTTCTATGGGATGGATTCATATGCAAAAGTTATTACTGCCATTATTTGACAATGTCTGCGAAGGAAGCACTGACCCAACCATTGTCCGCTTGGCTCAGGAGTTTACTTTAGATTCCATTGCTGATAAATATACG GATCCTGAAATGGTAATTAATCTTAAAAAACTTTATGCTGCTAATGGCCAGCTGCAGAAAGGTGTAATATTTACAGAACTGAATCAAGATCACATGTTTGAGTTCCAGTTACTTTACGATGTTCTATACAACGCTCAAACTTTTGACACTTTCTATAAGACAGCGGCATGGGCCCGCCAAAACGTGAACTGTGGACTCTTTGTAAATGCTATATACTTAGCAATTTTGAAAAGACGTGACACTGAAAAAATAACAGTTCCAGCTCCATATGAATTGTTGCCACACTACTTTATACGTCAGGATATTATTATCAAAGCGTCGTCTCTATTAGCTGGTGGAGATGTAGCAGTTACAGAGAGCATTGTTAATGAAGGCAACTCATATATATTAGATGCTAATTATACATGTAACATTGATGCTAGTGGTGAATCTAAACTAGCCTATTTCCACGAAGATGTCGGATTGAATACATATTATTTCTTGAGAAAGCTTCAATACGCTCCATGGTTTAACACTGAAGATGTGAATAGTAATCATGCAGAGTTCTTGTACCATGTCCTGAAACAATTAAGCGCTCGTTATAATTTGGAGCGGTATTCAAATGGACTGACGCTACTAGAGAGATTTGATTGGACAACATGCAATGTCGATTCTTATGATCCGATGCTTGTGTTTTCTGATGGACAAGGATTTACCCCGAGACTCAGTGGTTTAGATATAACAGGCCTAAATACATTACAGAACATTGAAGACAACATAATGAAAATGATTCCAACACtg GTTCAAAATGGTTACACTAAATCGCAAATTATCAGCAACCTGATGAACCATCTGGTGACAAATTCAGAAAACTACGAATTGGATGCTCGCAGATTATTTGGAGGTGTTGCCACcgaaaatag gTGTCGAACTGTGTTGGCGCACTATATGACGTCGCTGCGGGACCCAGTATCTTggaagataaataaaaaaattgtggacATTGTAGATGAAGCTCTTAAGTCCCTTCCTGGGTACACAAGGAATGAGTTATACTTCCCCGGGGTACAAGTTGTAAATGTAGAAGTCAAAAAACTCACAACTATGTTTGAACCATTCAAGTTTGACGTAACAGATGCCTTGAGAATATCGACAGATCGTCCAATGTTCGACGTTAATGTAGTTGAAAGCAGATTGAATCATAAACCATTTACTCTTAAGCTCAACATCTCTTCATTAGTGAGTCAGAAAGGATTAGTCAAAATTTATTTGGGACCAAAAATTTTACCCGGTGAATTTGCTACGAAAAAAGATTTATATATGTTACTAGATAACTTtgaatgtaatttaaaaattgGAAGTAACATGATATCTCGAACATCTAATGCAATCGAGAGAACATCTGATGATTTCGTTTCGCTTAAAGTCCTTCGCAAATTAGTAGAAGACGCAGAATTTGGATTAGACGTCCAACCACTAAACTCTCTTGAGAGTTTATCCGGTTTTCCATCACGTCTAGTACTTCCAAAAGGTACTCCAGAAGGTCTACCAATGCAATTACTTGTCTTCGTAGCACcttttataaaagtaacatcTGTAGGAATAAACGTTATGCCAAAAACAGAATATAATTCTGCAACCTTGTCTCCTGGGTATCCATTTGACTTAGATTTTGAtgataaacaatttttttcattaccAAATGTGTTAGTAAAAGATATCATTATAACACACAAAGATAGTAGTGGAGCAAACAAAAGCGAATATGACGGTTCAAAGAAATGGGGTGGAAGTGATAAAACAAATACTTACGGTCCAAAAAGAGAACCCTATGATTATAATTTGAAAAAGACTCAATATGGTAAACCCCAGGACTATGAAGTGAAAAAAGACGACCACGCTACTATTTCTCCGAAAGTAAATGATGAAGTTGTTACTGACAATATTCAAGTAATAAAGGATTATGAAGTTGATGGGCAAAGCAACCTTGACCCAGAAGCAGATTCCGGCTCATATTTTTCAGGCAAGGAACCTCATGTTCTCCTTTTAAGGAATAGTCCATACGAAAAATATGACTACGAGGCAAGGAGACAGAAGTATGATTACGAGGCAAAAAGAAACAAGTATAATAATGAAGCCAAAAGAACCAAGTactataacaaatatataattaaagacAGAACTTCAAAACCAGAAAATAGTAAATTGGAAGATAAAATGCGTACTACTAACATTAaagatgagaaaaataatattgacgACATGGAAGAAATAGACGTGGAGATCATACCCAAAAATGGAGCTACATCTACTACTGAATTTTTAACGCCTGCAATTAAAACACTCCAGCGTGATGATTACATCTATGAGTGA